One part of the Phragmites australis chromosome 3, lpPhrAust1.1, whole genome shotgun sequence genome encodes these proteins:
- the LOC133913368 gene encoding subtilisin-like protease SBT1.7 gives MWCHGDGCVIFAVAAAALLAAAAAGRDERSTYIVHMSHSAMPNDFVEHGEWYAASLQSVSDAATVLYTYDTLVHGYSTRLTRAEAEALESQPGVLLVNPEVRYELHTTRTPEFLGLDGTDALFPQSSTGSDVIIGVLDTGVWPERPSYDDTGFGPVPAGWKGKCEEGNDFNASACNKKLIGARFFLTGYEAAKGPVDVSKESRSPRDNDGHGTHTSSTAAGGAVQGADLLGYATGTAKGMAPRARVATYKVCWVGGCFSSDILKAMEVAVADGVDVLSLSLGGGTADYYRDGIAVGAFSAMERGIFVSCSAGNAGPGAATLSNGAPWITTVGAGTIDRDFPAYVMLGNGKNYTGVSLYSGKPLPTTPMPFIYAGNASNSSMGQLCMSGSLIPEKVAGKIVLCDRGTNARVQKGFVVKDAGGAGMVLANTAANGEELVADAHVLPGSGVGEKAGNAMRDYAVSDPKPTATIVFAGTKVGIQPSPVVAAFSSRGPNTVTPGVLKPDIIAPGVNILAAWSGSVGPSGLPGDSRRVGFNIISGTSMSCPHVSGLAALLRASHPEWSPAAIRSALMTTAYAEYPNGNGILDVATGHPATPLDVGAGHVDPAKAVDPGLVYDITAADYVDFLCAINYGPMQIVALTKHSSDGCSANRTYAVTALNYPSFSVMFPASGGTVKHTRTVTNVGQPGTYKVTASAAAGSTPVTVSVEPSTLSFTKAGEKQSYTVSFTAAGMPSGTNGFGRLVWSSDHHVVASPIAATWT, from the coding sequence ATGTGGTGCCATGGCGACGGATGCGTGATATTTGCTGTGGCCGCCGCGGCCCttttggcggcggcggcggccggacgGGACGAGCGCAGCACGTACATCGTCCATATGTCGCATTCGGCCATGCCGAACGATTTCGTTGAGCACGGCGAGTGGTACGCCGCGTCGCTGCAATCGGTGTCGGATGCCGCCACCGTGTTATACACCTACGACACCCTCGTCCACGGCTACTCGACGCGGCTGACGCGGGCGGAGGCCGAGGCGCTGGAGTCGCAGCCCGGTGTGCTCCTCGTCAACCCGGAGGTGCGGTACGAGCTGCACACCACCCGGACGCCGGAGTTCCTTGGGCTGGACGGCACGGACGCGCTGTTCCCACAGTCGAGCACCGGGAGCGACGTCATTATAGGGGTGCTCGACACCGGCGTGTGGCCGGAGAGGCCGAGCTACGACGACACGGGGTTTGGCCCCGTGCCGGCGGGCTGGAAGGGCAAGTGCGAGGAGGGCAACGACTTCAACGCGTCCGCGTGCAACAAGAAGCTCATCGGCGCAAGGTTCTTCCTGACGGGGTACGAGGCGGCGAAAGGCCCCGTGGACGTGTCCAAGGAGTCGCGCTCGCCGAGAGACAACGACGGGCACGGGACGCACACGTCGAGCACAGCGGCGGGCGGCGCCGTCCAGGGCGCGGACTTGCTCGGTTACGCGACCGGGACGGCCAAGGGCATGgcgccgcgcgcgcgcgtggCGACGTACAAGGTCTGCTGGGTCGGCGGGTGCTTCAGCTCCGACATCCTCAAGGCCATGGAGGTCGCGGTGGCGGACGGCGTGGACGTGCTCTCCCTCTCGCtcggcggcggcacggcggaTTATTACCGCGACGGCATCGCAGTGGGCGCTTTCAGCGCTATGGAAAGGGGGATCTTTGTGTCCTGCTCGGCTGGGAATGCCGGGCCGGGCGCGGCCACGCTGTCGAACGGCGCGCCGTGGATCACCACCGTGGGCGCCGGGACCATCGACCGCGACTTCCCCGCTTACGTCATGCTCGGCAACGGCAAGAACTACACCGGCGTCTCCCTGTACAGCGGCAAGCCCTTGCCCACGACGCCGATGCCGTTTATCTACGCGGGAAACGCGTCGAACAGCAGCATGGGCCAGCTCTGCATGTCCGGCAGCCTCATCCCGGAAAAGGTCGCCGGCAAGATCGTCCTTTGCGATCGCGGCACCAACGCCAGGGTCCAGAAGGGCTTCGTCGTCAAAGACGCCGGCGGCGCCGGCATGGTTCTCGCGAATACCGCTGCGAACGGCGAGGAGCTCGTCGCGGACGCGCACGTTCTCCCGGGCTCCGGCGTGGGCGAGAAAGCCGGCAACGCCATGAGGGACTACGCCGTGTCCGATCCGAAGCCGACGGCCACCATTGTGTTCGCCGGCACAAAGGTTGGCATCCAGCCGTCTCCCGTGGTAGCGGCCTTCTCGTCGAGGGGGCCAAACACCGTGACGCCAGGCGTCCTAAAGCCGGACATTATCGCGCCGGGTGTGAACATTCTCGCGGCGTGGTCGGGGTCCGTCGGCCCCTCGGGGCTCCCCGGCGACAGCCGGCGCGTCGGCTTCAACATTATATCCGGCACGTCCATGTCGTGCCCGCACGTGAGCGGGCTGGCGGCGTTGCTCCGCGCGTCGCACCCGGAGTGGAGCCCGGCGGCCATCCGCTCGGCGCTGATGACCACGGCGTACGCGGAGTACCCCAACGGCAATGGCATCCTCGACGTGGCCACCGGCCACCCCGCCACGCCGCTGGACGTGGGCGCCGGCCACGTCGACCCCGCCAAGGCGGTGGATCCGGGCCTGGTGTACGACATCACTGCCGCGGACTACGTCGACTTCCTCTGCGCTATCAACTACGGACCGATGCAGATCGTGGCGCTCACCAAGCACTCGTCCGACGGGTGCAGCGCCAACCGCACGTACGCGGTGACCGCGCTCAACTACCCGTCCTTCTCCGTCATGTTCCCGGCCTCCGGCGGCACGGTGAAGCACACCCGCACGGTCACCAACGTCGGGCAGCCCGGCACGTACAAGGTGACGGCCAGCGCCGCCGCGGGCAGTACCCCCGTCACGGTGTCCGTGGAGCCGTCGACGCTGAGCTTCACCAAGGCCGGCGAGAAGCAGAGCTACACGGTGAGCTTCACGGCGGCCGGGATGCCGTCGGGCACCAACGGGTTCGGCCGGCTCGTCTGGTCTAGCGACCACCACGTGGTCGCCAGCCCGATCGCAGCAACCTGGACCTGA
- the LOC133913370 gene encoding probable prolyl 4-hydroxylase 9 has translation MKGGGVVRGVGLGGGAGLMRTRLRLPVVLLSCSLFFLAGFFGSILFTQDPEETDLPAPRERLLEAAWPEMPFGESGEPAPSLIPFQILSWQPRAFYFPQFATSDQCENIVRTAKERLAPSTLALRKGETAESTKGIRTSSGTFLSANEDPSGTLAEVEKKIARATMIPRNHGELFNVLRYEIGQRYASHYDAFDPAQYGPQKSQRVASFLLYLTDVEVGGETMFPYENGENMDIGYDYEKCIGLKVKPRKGDGLLFYSLMVNGTIDPTSLHGSCPVMKGEKWVATKWIRDNTV, from the exons ATGAAGGGCGGTGGAGTCGTCAGGGGCGtcggcctcggcggcggcgcggggctgATGAGGACGCGGCTGCGGCTCCCCGTGGTGCTCCTGTCCTgctccctcttcttcctcgccgGCTTCTTCGGCTCCATCCTCTTCACCCAG GACCCGGAGGAGACGGACCTGCCGGCGCCGAGGGAGCGGCTGCTGGAGGCGGCGTGGCCCGAGATGCCCTTCGGAGAGTCGGGCGAGCCCGCGCCTTCCTTGATCCCGTTCCAG ATTTTGAGTTGGCAGCCTCGTGCATTTTACTTTCCGCAATTCGCAACATCAGATCAGTGTGAAAATATAGTACGAACTGCAAAGGAAAGACTTGCACCGTCAACATTAGCTTTAAGGAAAGGAGAAACCGCAGAGAGTACAAAAGGAATCAGGACAAG TTCAGGAACATTCCTCAGTGCTAATGAAGATCCAAGTGGAACTCTTGCAGAAGTTGAAAAGAAGATTGCAAGGGCTACCATGATACCCAGAAATCATGGGGAG CTCTTTAATGTCCTACGGTATGAGATTGGACAAAGGTATGCTTCACATTATGATGCATTTGACCCAGCTCAGTATGGTCCACAAAAAAGTCAAAGG GTGGCATCTTTCTTGCTTTATCTCACGGATGTCGAAGTAGGGGGAGAAACTATGTTCCCATATGAG AATGGGGAGAATATGGATATAGGCTATGACTATGAAAAGTGCATTGGCCTAAAGGTAAAACCAAGGAAGGGTGATGGTCTCTTGTTTTACTCCCTTATGGTGAATGGAACCATCGATCCG ACTTCACTTCATGGTAGCTGCCCAGTGATGAAGGGCGAGAAGTGGGTTGCCACGAAATGGATTAGAGACAATACGGTGTAG
- the LOC133913369 gene encoding casein kinase II subunit alpha-2 encodes MTAAPPWKRPLPGFAAPAAVIVAALASSFISICPPRAAPAAAGSRLFMSKARVYTDVNVLRPKEYWDYEALTVQWGEQDDYEVVRKVGRGKYSEVFEGINVNNNEKCIIKILKPVKKKKIKREIKILQNLCGGPNIVKLLDIVRDQHSKTPSLIFEYVNNTDFKVLYPTLTDYDIRYYIYELLKALDYCHSQGIMHRDVKPHNVMIDHELRKLRLIDWGLAEFYHPGKEYNVRVASRYFKGPELLVDLQDYDYSLDMWSLGCMFAGMIFRKEPFFYGHDNHDQLVKIAKVLGTDGLNAYLNKYHIELDPQLEALVGRHSRKPWSKFINADSQHLVSPEAIDFLDKLLRYDHQDRLTAREAMAHPYFLQVRAAENSRTRPQ; translated from the exons ATGACCGCTGCGCCGCCGTGGAAACGCCCACTGCCCGGCTTCGCCGCTCCCGCCGCCGTCATCGTAGCGGCGCTAGCGTCCTCCTTCATCTCCATCTGCCCTCCACGCGCCGCCCCGGCCGCCGCGGGATCCAGGCTCTTCATGTCGAAGGCGAGGGTATACACCGACGTCAACGTCCTGCGCCCCAAGGAGTACTGGGACTACGAGGCGCTCACCGTCCAATGGGG TGAGCAGGATGACTATGAAGTTGTCAGGAAAGTTGGAAGGGGTAAATATAGTGAGGTCTTTGAAGGCATCAATGTTAACAATAATGAGAAATGCATAATCAAGATCCTCAAGCCTGtcaagaaaaagaag ATCAAAAGGGAGATCAAAATACTTCAGAATCTTTGTGGAGGTCCAAACATTGTGAAGCTGCTTGATATTGTCAGAGATCAGCATTCAAAGACGCCCAGCTTGATCTTTGAATACGTCAACAACACAGATTTCAAAGTTCTGTACCCCACGTTGACGGATTACGACATCCGTTACTACATATACGAGCTACTCAAG GCTTTGGATTATTGCCATTCACAAGGCATTATGCATCGAGATGTCAAGCCCCATAATGTAATGATAGACCATGAGCTTCGTAAACTTCGCTTGATAGACTGGGGCTTGGCTGAATTCTACCATCCAGGCAAGGAGTACAACGTCCGTGTTGCATCAAG GTATTTCAAGGGACCTGAACTTCTAGTTGATTTACAAGACTATGATTATTCCTTGGACATGTGGAGTCTTGGGTGCATGTTTGCTGGAATG ATATTTCGCAAGGAGCCATTCTTCTATGGTCATGACAACCACGACCAACTTGTGAAGATTGCAAAG GTTCTTGGAACAGATGGGCTGAATGCTTATTTGAACAAGTACCATATTGAGCTTGACCCTCAGCTTGAAGCTCTTGTTGGAAG GCATAGTAGAAAACCCTGGTCAAAGTTCATTAATGCTGATAGCCAACATCTAGTATCTCCTGAG GCCATAGATTTTCTTGATAAGCTTCTACGTTATGATCACCAAGATAGGCTTACTGCACGTGAAGCTATG GCACATCCCTACTTCCTTCAAGTGAGAGCCGCGGAGAACAGCAGGACACGGCCACAATAA
- the LOC133913372 gene encoding uncharacterized protein LOC133913372 — MEQVFMHCDKGTLKVAMLKHEETFRQQVHELHRLYSIQKLLMRDLKRETKSQRNVSTSPHDGSTEHVRRALAVCSYEHRYAARGSHDAAATATRTALSLDVVAPAVKYVRSAEEEDDAEEETDGEAELELTLAVGRGGSGGGKKRYGEYPSGGESLSSSSTESDVFTVVGGEWPARGTPYRKRRPAAGPDVVQGEDGVGVQPAPPLLFHWLSLRMARDA, encoded by the exons ATGGAGCAAGTATTCATGCACTGTGACAAAGGCACACTAAAGGTGGCCATGCTGAAGCATGAGGAGACTTTCAGGCAGCAG GTTCACGAGCTCCATCGCTTATACAGCATTCAGAAGCTTCTGATGCGAGACCTCAAGAGGGAGACCAAGAGCCAGAGGAACGTGTCCACCTCCCCGCACGACGGCTCCACCGAGCACGTCAGAAGAGCGCTCGCCGTGTGCTCCTACGAGCACCGCTACGCCGCGCGCGGCAGCCACGACGCAGCGGCGACAGCGACACGGACCGCGCTCAGCCTCGACGTCGTGGCGCCGGCCGTCAAGTATGTGCGGAgcgcagaggaggaggatgacgcgGAGGAGGAGACCGACGGCGAGGCCGAGCTGGAGCTCACGCTCGCCGTGGGCCGCGGCGGCTCCGGCGGGGGCAAGAAGAGGTACGGCGAGTACCCGTCCGGCGGGGAGAGCCTCTCGTCGTCGTCGACGGAGTCTGACGTGTTCACCGTCGTCGGCGGGGAGTGGCCAGCGCGCGGCACGCCGTATCGCAAGCGGAGGCCGGCGGCCGGGCCGGACGTGGTGCAGGGGGAGGATGGCGTCGGGGTGCagccggcgccgccgctgctgTTCCACTGGCTCAGCCTCAGGATGGCACGAGATGCATGA